One genomic window of Acidovorax radicis includes the following:
- a CDS encoding alpha-D-ribose 1-methylphosphonate 5-triphosphate diphosphatase: MTATVFKNARMVLPGEVVQGSLQVDRGRIQAVDSGATAALQGIDLGGDYLLPGLVEIHTDNFERHLMPRPKVQWAEMPALLAHDAEIAAAGITTVLDALGVGEADVDSLRGSAWNRVLDTIATCTERNLLRADHHLHVRCELPAPNTIDLFEPFHGHPRLSLISLMDHTPGQRQWENIEQARTYYTGKKGWSAEKFERQVAHAATLQAQYAEPHRAYFVDYCRTHGISLASHDDTTVAHVEQAHAEGAAMSEFPTTLAAAQAAHERGLLTVMGGPNVVRGGSHSGNVAAADLARAGLLDILSSDYVPGSLLSAVMRLVDDGILPLPQAVATVTRNPAQAAGMADRGALAPGLRADLVQVHMAELPGGGRQAVVRGVWREGQRVL, encoded by the coding sequence GCCTGCAAGTGGACCGAGGGCGTATTCAAGCGGTAGACAGCGGTGCAACCGCAGCCCTGCAAGGCATCGACCTGGGCGGTGACTACCTGTTGCCCGGCCTGGTGGAAATCCACACCGACAATTTCGAGCGCCACCTGATGCCACGCCCCAAGGTGCAATGGGCCGAGATGCCCGCGCTGTTGGCGCACGATGCCGAGATTGCGGCCGCAGGCATCACCACGGTGCTGGATGCGCTGGGCGTGGGCGAGGCCGATGTGGACAGCCTGCGCGGCAGCGCCTGGAACCGCGTGCTCGACACCATCGCCACCTGCACCGAGCGCAACCTGCTGCGTGCGGACCACCACCTGCATGTGCGCTGCGAGCTGCCAGCGCCCAACACCATCGACCTGTTCGAGCCTTTTCACGGCCACCCGCGCCTGTCGCTGATTTCGCTGATGGACCACACCCCGGGCCAGCGCCAGTGGGAGAACATCGAGCAGGCGCGCACCTACTACACCGGCAAGAAGGGCTGGAGCGCCGAAAAGTTTGAGCGCCAGGTGGCGCACGCCGCCACGCTGCAGGCGCAGTACGCCGAGCCGCACCGTGCGTATTTCGTGGACTACTGCCGCACGCATGGCATCTCGCTGGCCAGCCACGATGACACCACGGTGGCCCATGTGGAGCAGGCCCATGCCGAAGGGGCCGCGATGTCGGAGTTCCCCACCACGCTGGCCGCGGCCCAGGCGGCGCATGAGCGCGGCCTGCTCACCGTGATGGGCGGGCCCAACGTAGTGCGGGGTGGGTCGCACTCGGGCAACGTGGCTGCGGCCGACCTGGCCCGTGCAGGCCTTCTGGACATCCTGTCATCCGACTACGTGCCCGGCAGCTTGCTGAGCGCCGTGATGCGTTTGGTGGACGACGGCATCCTGCCCTTGCCGCAGGCCGTGGCCACCGTCACCCGCAACCCGGCCCAGGCGGCGGGTATGGCGGACCGGGGCGCGTTGGCGCCCGGCCTGCGCGCTGATCTGGTGCAGGTGCACATGGCCGAGCTGCCCGGTGGCGGACGGCAGGCCGTGGTGCGCGGTGTGTGGCGCGAAGGGCAGCGCGTGCTCTAG